Proteins from one Dermacentor variabilis isolate Ectoservices chromosome 1, ASM5094787v1, whole genome shotgun sequence genomic window:
- the LOC142580321 gene encoding uncharacterized protein LOC142580321 isoform X3, whose product MMCYTCSIHISRFKKARITPHRPRLFYNGIPRAFQARVHVFCGAFNSWLPYINRQVQNLREKIQTKIYDQGSTDFQNCLLHRQELTLREYAAWCEHKSSVARKVAVCYRYLIDKHTKSISETVLSEGIEKLQDCILNEQDESMEHSKKMSHKWKRELPKASQPIEPEEPTEMEPVEKEEMEPEPSLVFPDQDYRKEMPRGRRPKRSWKHRPRPSSGYMPHRRPDWKQTQAEHGGGMWSYPLHDQTYYYPRREKGLGNETAQSANTEAETPPRTTKVPGPITRPLVTTPPTTKLPPTTRK is encoded by the exons ATGATGTGCTACACTTGCTCTATACACATCAGCCGGTTCAAGAAGGCGCGGA TCACACCACACAGGCCTCGGCTGTTTTACAACGGCATACCACGAGCTTTCCAAGCACGCGTACACGTGTTCTGCGGCGCATTTAATTCATGGCTGCCATACATAAATCGGCAAGTACAAAACCTAAGGGAGAAAATACAGACCAAGATCTATGATCAG GGGTCCACAGATTTTCAGAACTGCCTTCTGCACAGGCAAGAGCTTACTCTTCGAGAATACGCGGCATGGTGCGAGCACAAATCGTCAGTG GCACGAAAAGTGGCTGTTTGTTACCGATACCTGATTGACAAGCATACG AAATCAATATCCGAGACTGTCCTGTCAGAGGGTATTGAGAAACTTCAG GATTGCATCCTAAATGAACAGGATGAATCAATGGAGCACTCTAAGAAAATGTCACATAAGTGGAAAAGGGAACTTCCTAAAGCAAGCCAGCCCATCGAACCTGAAGAACCAACGGAAATGGAACCAGTGGAAAAAGAAGAAATG GAGCCGGAGCCAAGCCTTGTTTTCCCGGATCAAGACTACCGCAAAGAGATGCCCCGGGGGCGGCGGCCGAAGCGAAGCTGGAAACATCGTCCCCGACCATCCTCAGGCTACATGCCCCACAGGCGACCAGATTGGAAACAGACGCAAGCGGAACACGGTGGAGGAATGTGGTCGTACCCCCTCCACGACCAGACCTACTATTACCCGAGGCGCGAGAAAGGCCTGGGCAATGAGACCGCACAGTCTGCGAATACGGAAGCCGAAACTCCGCCAAGGACCACAAAGGTGCCGGGGCCGATTACAAGGCCACTCGTCACGACCCCTCCGACCACCAAACTTCCTCCGACGACCCGGAAGTGA
- the LOC142580321 gene encoding uncharacterized protein LOC142580321 isoform X1 gives MMCYTCSIHISRFKKARITPHRPRLFYNGIPRAFQARVHVFCGAFNSWLPYINRQVQNLREKIQTKIYDQMKHEKMKFFLQGSTDFQNCLLHRQELTLREYAAWCEHKSSVARKVAVCYRYLIDKHTKSISETVLSEGIEKLQDCILNEQDESMEHSKKMSHKWKRELPKASQPIEPEEPTEMEPVEKEEMEPEPSLVFPDQDYRKEMPRGRRPKRSWKHRPRPSSGYMPHRRPDWKQTQAEHGGGMWSYPLHDQTYYYPRREKGLGNETAQSANTEAETPPRTTKVPGPITRPLVTTPPTTKLPPTTRK, from the exons ATGATGTGCTACACTTGCTCTATACACATCAGCCGGTTCAAGAAGGCGCGGA TCACACCACACAGGCCTCGGCTGTTTTACAACGGCATACCACGAGCTTTCCAAGCACGCGTACACGTGTTCTGCGGCGCATTTAATTCATGGCTGCCATACATAAATCGGCAAGTACAAAACCTAAGGGAGAAAATACAGACCAAGATCTATGATCAG aTGAAACATGAGAAGATGAAATTCTTTTTGCAA GGGTCCACAGATTTTCAGAACTGCCTTCTGCACAGGCAAGAGCTTACTCTTCGAGAATACGCGGCATGGTGCGAGCACAAATCGTCAGTG GCACGAAAAGTGGCTGTTTGTTACCGATACCTGATTGACAAGCATACG AAATCAATATCCGAGACTGTCCTGTCAGAGGGTATTGAGAAACTTCAG GATTGCATCCTAAATGAACAGGATGAATCAATGGAGCACTCTAAGAAAATGTCACATAAGTGGAAAAGGGAACTTCCTAAAGCAAGCCAGCCCATCGAACCTGAAGAACCAACGGAAATGGAACCAGTGGAAAAAGAAGAAATG GAGCCGGAGCCAAGCCTTGTTTTCCCGGATCAAGACTACCGCAAAGAGATGCCCCGGGGGCGGCGGCCGAAGCGAAGCTGGAAACATCGTCCCCGACCATCCTCAGGCTACATGCCCCACAGGCGACCAGATTGGAAACAGACGCAAGCGGAACACGGTGGAGGAATGTGGTCGTACCCCCTCCACGACCAGACCTACTATTACCCGAGGCGCGAGAAAGGCCTGGGCAATGAGACCGCACAGTCTGCGAATACGGAAGCCGAAACTCCGCCAAGGACCACAAAGGTGCCGGGGCCGATTACAAGGCCACTCGTCACGACCCCTCCGACCACCAAACTTCCTCCGACGACCCGGAAGTGA